From Terriglobales bacterium, one genomic window encodes:
- the nuoI gene encoding NADH-quinone oxidoreductase subunit NuoI yields MAVIKDIAGIAKGMSVTLKEMFQPTVVENYPDGPGPLKGAVFQERYRGVHVLQRDENGLEKCVACFLCAAACPSNCIYIEAAENTAERRISGAERYAAVYNIDYNRCIFCGYCVEACPTDAITHGHGFEVASFDASTLVYRKEQMLAPMPALAEKAEPS; encoded by the coding sequence ATGGCGGTGATCAAGGACATTGCGGGGATCGCCAAGGGCATGTCGGTGACGCTCAAGGAGATGTTCCAGCCCACGGTGGTGGAGAACTACCCGGACGGCCCGGGGCCGCTGAAGGGGGCGGTGTTCCAGGAGCGTTACCGCGGGGTGCACGTCCTGCAGCGCGATGAAAACGGCCTGGAGAAGTGCGTGGCCTGTTTTCTGTGCGCGGCGGCGTGTCCTTCGAACTGCATCTACATCGAGGCGGCGGAAAATACCGCCGAGCGCCGCATCTCGGGCGCCGAGCGTTACGCCGCGGTGTACAACATCGATTACAACCGCTGCATCTTTTGCGGCTACTGCGTGGAGGCCTGCCCGACGGACGCCATCACCCACGGCCACGGCTTCGAGGTCGCCAGCTTCGACGCTTCCACGCTGGTCTATCGCAAGGAACAGATGCTGGCGCCCATGCCGGCGCTGGCGGAGAAAGCCGAGCCTTCCTAA